In Variovorax paradoxus, a single genomic region encodes these proteins:
- a CDS encoding GMC family oxidoreductase encodes MANIKKPSVDAVLVGFGWTGAIMGMELTAAGLKVLALERGENRDTQPDFAYPRITDELSYGIRGKLFQNLSRETVTIRHTPAEVAVPYRQLASFLPGDGVGGAGVHWNGHHWRPLPSDLRIRSNYEERYGKKFIPEGMTIQDFGVSYEELEPHFDQFEKICGTSGKAGNIGGKIQPGGNPFEGARANEFPLPPLASVNSAKLFEKAARELGYHPFPQAAANASRAYTNPHGAQLGPCNFCGFCERYGCYMYSKASPQTTLLPVLMKRPNFELRTRSHVLRVNMSPDGKRATGVTYVDAQGNEVEQPADLVVLCAYQFHNVRLLLLSNIGKKYDPATGEGVVGRNYAYQLNGGASLFFDKDQPMNPFVGAGASGSVIDDFDGDNFDHGPLGFVGGASINCINTGGRPIQQLSLPPGTPSWGAGWKKAARENYLYQAGVGSQGSVMAYRDNYLDLDPTYKDVHGQPLLRMTFDWKANDLAMTQFIGTKVEQIARAMGPKQMKMNFQKAGAHYDVRYYQSTHNTGGAPMGTDPATSAVNRFLQVWDVPNVFVMGASAFPQNFGYNPTGMVGALAYWSAKAIREQYLKNPGALA; translated from the coding sequence ATGGCAAACATCAAGAAGCCGAGTGTCGACGCCGTGCTGGTCGGCTTCGGCTGGACCGGCGCGATCATGGGCATGGAACTCACCGCCGCCGGCCTGAAAGTGCTGGCGCTGGAGCGCGGCGAGAACCGCGACACGCAGCCCGACTTCGCCTACCCGCGCATCACCGACGAGCTGAGCTACGGCATCCGCGGCAAGCTGTTCCAGAACCTTTCGCGCGAGACCGTGACCATCCGCCACACGCCGGCCGAGGTGGCGGTGCCGTACCGCCAGCTCGCGTCCTTCCTGCCCGGCGACGGCGTGGGCGGCGCGGGCGTGCACTGGAACGGTCACCACTGGCGGCCGCTGCCCAGCGACCTGCGCATCCGCAGCAACTACGAAGAGCGCTACGGCAAGAAATTCATTCCCGAAGGCATGACGATCCAGGACTTCGGCGTGAGCTACGAAGAGCTGGAGCCGCACTTCGACCAGTTCGAGAAGATCTGCGGAACCTCCGGCAAGGCCGGCAACATCGGCGGCAAGATCCAGCCCGGCGGCAATCCTTTCGAAGGCGCACGCGCCAACGAATTCCCGCTGCCGCCGCTGGCTTCGGTCAACAGCGCGAAGCTGTTCGAGAAGGCCGCGCGCGAGCTCGGCTACCACCCGTTTCCGCAGGCGGCCGCCAACGCCTCGCGCGCCTACACCAACCCGCATGGCGCGCAGCTCGGTCCCTGCAACTTCTGCGGCTTCTGCGAGCGCTACGGCTGCTACATGTATTCGAAGGCGTCGCCGCAGACCACGCTGCTGCCGGTGCTGATGAAGCGGCCCAACTTTGAGCTGCGCACCCGCTCGCATGTGCTGCGCGTGAACATGTCGCCCGACGGCAAGCGCGCCACCGGCGTGACCTATGTCGACGCCCAGGGCAACGAGGTCGAGCAGCCGGCCGACCTGGTGGTGCTGTGCGCCTACCAGTTCCACAACGTGCGGCTGCTGCTGCTGTCGAACATCGGCAAGAAGTACGACCCGGCCACCGGCGAGGGCGTGGTGGGGCGCAACTACGCCTACCAGCTCAATGGCGGCGCCAGCCTGTTCTTCGACAAGGACCAGCCGATGAACCCCTTCGTCGGCGCGGGTGCCAGCGGCAGCGTGATCGATGACTTCGACGGCGACAACTTCGACCACGGCCCGCTCGGCTTCGTGGGCGGCGCGAGCATCAACTGCATCAACACCGGCGGCCGGCCTATCCAGCAGCTGAGCCTGCCGCCCGGCACGCCGAGCTGGGGCGCGGGCTGGAAGAAGGCCGCGCGGGAAAACTACCTCTACCAGGCCGGCGTGGGCAGCCAGGGCTCGGTGATGGCCTACCGCGACAACTACCTCGACCTGGACCCGACCTACAAGGACGTGCACGGCCAGCCGCTGCTGCGCATGACCTTCGACTGGAAGGCCAACGACCTGGCGATGACGCAGTTCATCGGCACCAAGGTCGAGCAGATCGCCAGAGCCATGGGGCCGAAGCAGATGAAGATGAACTTCCAGAAGGCAGGCGCGCACTACGACGTGCGCTACTACCAGTCGACCCACAACACCGGCGGCGCGCCGATGGGCACCGACCCCGCGACCAGCGCCGTGAACCGCTTCCTGCAGGTGTGGGACGTGCCCAATGTCTTCGTGATGGGCGCCAGCGCCTTCCCGCAGAACTTCGGCTACAACCCGACCGGCATGGTGGGCGCGCTGGCCTACTGGTCGGCCAAGGCGATTCGCGAGCAGTACCTGAAGAACCCGGGAGCACTGGCATGA